A region from the Aphis gossypii isolate Hap1 chromosome 1, ASM2018417v2, whole genome shotgun sequence genome encodes:
- the LOC114128826 gene encoding uncharacterized protein LOC114128826 — protein MKTQTIKIDFTAMLYTGILYTGLVISGWLLIRLTIACFKLPSILNAVEESKNKTKQSKRTSTLGTTVPSEGENEDLSSVQYFNTLMKGTCNDSNILKQSVIHYTSNSNVDLYSDFRLQSAHNVLF, from the exons aTGAAAACCCAAACAATCAAAATAGATTTTACTGCAATGTTATACACTGGGATTTTGTACACGGGTCTGGTGATTTCTGGATGGTTACTTATTCGTCTGACGATCGCTTGCTTCAAATTACCTTCCATATTGAACGCGGTTGAAGAGTCGAAAAACAAGACGAAACAGTCGAAACGGACTTCAACTttaggta CTACTGTTCCGAGTGAAGGGGAAAACGAGGACCTGAGTTCcgttcaatatttcaatactttGATGAAAGGTACCTGCAACGACTCAAACATACTAAAACAATcggtaat cCACTACACGTCTAACTCTAACGTTGATCTGTACTCAGATTTTCGACTACAGAGTGCACACAatgtattattctaa
- the LOC114128828 gene encoding protein sel-1 homolog 1, translating to MKERLLQWFIFVIVIASLVGGEKSNSKDDEDDSYDLRTNEVDDQDEATTRMLDLINNAALKIVDASELGKEKPSDQSQDQLKTEDLDAVDNLQLVKFPTVGLFNYWADMSNDDVSVQQMKIDDDIDDDIDVTDWKEPVKNPPSSSREEEAEQLYQAGLKKLKSTLGDHLDAYEYFYRAHTLDHEEARAKFAFALLFGLKYTQDIPKAYEIFNELSKKGNPDAHLGMGFLYAVGLHLPVSQPKALVHYVMAAVGGNVLAQLALGYRYFAGATVAYSCEKSLEYYRAVANNVANELSLSGGPLVQRIKLMEEMDNPNYNSGIVDSDLLDYYKMLANKGDAQAQVGLGQLYLQGGRGVPIDIQTAYYYFQKAAENGNALAYGFLGKIFLEERDDVKPDYEKALEYFYKAAKLKNPVGQSGLGYMYLHGLNVAQDYSEALNWFTLAAEQGWVEGHLYVGIIYYKGLGVKRDYKLAVKNFGLASKSGNLLAYFNMAQMHASGIGVLRSCTTALELFKNVAERGKWGGYLMHAYNSYKENQFEESFVLYSFLAEMGYEVAQSNTGFILDRGDVNIWETEKERYVRAMMYWSRSAAQGYAAAQLKLGDYHYYGLGTKIDFELAANHYRQASEQHHNAQAMFNLGYMHEMGLGMEQDIHLAKRCYDMAAETSLDAKVPVFLALTKLNLFHMMNDYYTEFLNFINVLSNDAAEPMDFNWDLYLIAVLFALLSYIIYLRRPNRQPQNA from the exons ATGAAGGAACGATTGTTACAATGGTTCATTTTCGTAATTGTAATTGCCTCTCTTGTTGGTGGAGAGAAAAGCAATTCTAAAGACGATGAGGACGATAGTTATGATTTAAGGACCAACGAAGTAGATGATCAAGATGAGGCTACCACCCGTATGCTGGATCTTATCAATAATGCTGCTTTGAAAATTGTTGATGCTTCTGAATTAGGAAAG GAAAAACCTTCAGATCAGTCTCAAGATCAATTAAAAACAGAAGATTTAGATGCTGTTGACAATTTACAGTTGGTTAAATTTCCAACGGTTGGTTTGTTTAACTACTGGGCAGATATGTCAAATGATGACGTTAGTGTACaacaaatgaaaattgatGATGATATTGATGATGACATTGATGTTACCGATTGGAAAGAACCAGTCAAAAATCCTCCGAGTTCGTCTAGAGAAGAAGAAG cggAACAATTATATCAGGCtggtttgaaaaaattgaaatcaacCCTTGGAGATCATTTAGATGCTTATGAATACTTCTACAGGGCTCATACTCTGGACCATGAAGAAGCGAGAGCAAAGTTTGCTTTTGCTCTATTATTTGGCTTAAAATACACTCAAGATATCCCCAAAGCATATGAAATATTCAATGAACTATCAAAAAAAGGAAATCCAGATGCtcattta GGTATGGGTTTCTTGTATGCTGTTGGATTACATCTTCCTGTAAGTCAGCCAAAAGCACTTGTACATTATGTTATGGCTGCAGTTGGTGGTAATGTATTGGCTCAATTGGCATTGGGATACCGTTATTTTGCTGGAGCCACTGTGGCATATAGTTGTGAAAAATCATTGGAGTACTATCGGGCAGTTGCAAACAATG ttgCAAATGAGTTATCTTTATCTGGTGGACCCCTTGTACAACGTATAAAGTTAATGGAGGAGATGGACAatccaaattataatagtggAATTGTAGATTCTGATTTGTTagactattataaaatgttagctAATAAAGGAGATGCTCAAGCACaa GTTGGATTAGGTCAGTTATATTTACAAGGTGGTAGAGGTGTACCAATCGATATACAAactgcttattattattttcaaaaagcaGCCGAGAATGGTAATGCTCTTGCATATGGTTTTCTTggaaag ATATTTTTGGAAGAGCGTGATGATGTTAAACCAGATTATGAAAAAGctcttgaatatttttataaagccgcaaaattgaaaaatccaGTTGGTCAGAGTGGTCTTggttatatgtatttacatgGACTCAATGTAGCCCAAGATTATTCAGAGGCCTTAAATTGGTTCACTCTTGCTGCTGAACAAGGTTGGGTTGAAGGGCATTTATATGTTGGAATCATCTATTATA aGGGATTAGGTGTAAAACGTGATTATAAATTAGCTGTTAAAAACTTCGGTTTGGCATCTAAATCTGGTAATCTGTTGGCTTACTTCAATATGGCTCAAATGCATGCATCTGGTATTGGTGTGCTGCGTTCCTGTACAACTGCTTTAGAG ttgttcAAAAATGTTGCTGAACGTGGTAAATGGGGTGGATATTTGATGCACGCTTACAATTCATATAAAGAAAATCAATTTGAAGAGTCGTTTGTTTTATACTCATTTTTGGCTGAAATGGGGTATGAAGTGGCACAAAGCAACACTGGATTCATTTTAGATAGAG GAGATGTTAACATTTGGGAAACTGAAAAAGAACGCTATGTCCGTGCAATGATGTATTGGAGTAGATCAGCTGCTCAAGGGTATGCTGCAGCACAGTTAAAATTAGgagattatcattattatggtCTTGGAACTAAAATAGACTTTGAGTTAGCTGCTAATCATTATCGACAGGCTTCTGAGCAACATCACAATGCCCAGGCAATGTTCAATTTGGGTTACATGCACGAAATGGGCTTAGGAATGGAACag gacATTCATTTAGCAAAACGATGTTATGACATGGCTGCGGAAACAAGTCTAGACGCAAAAGTGCCTGTATTTTTAGCTTTgactaaacttaatttatttcacatgATGAATGATTACTACACt gaatttctaaattttattaatgttcttTCAAATGATGCTGCTGAGCCAATGGATTTCAATTGggatttatatttgatagctGTACTATTTGCTTTACTTtcctacataatttatttgcgAAGACCCAATAGGCAACCACAAAATGCgtga
- the LOC114128829 gene encoding myb-like protein P, with protein MGKRKRKTVSVTKKTNTKHYNLRDTSGITSKNSFDINKSNNNENNNLEKLINRSMNCKVVLENIDNIITKNKEKNKLKEKPILQVPDQLISTENQFKTNTDIKTVESNQEQSTQKIEKKSSKLPDNNDEGLAESSFLCTPVLEKTREVLFNENSNETVLNKNESNLKDHHGRLIHPVCAVYKKHINDDLSKRGCRHKRKLLEVIEKLNEFHKRSKTS; from the exons ATGgggaaaagaaaaagaaaaacagtTTCTGTcaccaaaaaaacaaatacaaaacattacaATCTCAGAGATACATCAGGAATAACCTCAAAGAAtagttttgatataaata aatcaaataataatgaaaacaacaatttagaaaaactaataaatcgCAGTATGAATTGTAAGGtagttttagaaaatatagataatattataacgaaaaacaaagaaaaaaataaactaaaagaaAAACCAATTTTACAAGTACCCGACCAATTGATAAGTActgaaaatcaatttaaaacaaacacaGACATTAAAACAGTAGAATCCAATCAGGAACAAAGCActcaaaaaattgaaaaaaagtcTTCTAAATTACCAGATAACAATGATGAAGGACTTGCCGAAAGTTca tttttgtgtaCCCCGGTGCTCGAAAAAACAAGAGAAGTTCTATTCaatgaaaattcaaatgaaactgtgctaaataaaaacgaatcaaatttaaaagacCACCACGGTCGTCTTATACATCCCGTTTGTGctgtgtataaaaaacatattaatgacGATTTATCAAAGCGTGGTTGCCGGCACAAAAGAAAATTACTTGAGGTTATAGAAAAGTTAAATGAATTTCATAAACGTTCTAAGActtcataa
- the LOC114128831 gene encoding serine/threonine-protein phosphatase 6 catalytic subunit, whose translation MSEWENWFEIAKQCKYLPENDLKKLCQIVCDLLIEEANIQPVSTPVTVCGDIHGQFYDLEELFRNGGQVPDTNYVFMGDFVDRGYYSLESLTRLLTLKAKWPHRITLLRGNHESRQITQVYGFYDECMNKYGNANVWKECCKVFDLLSVAALIDEEVFCVHGGLSPDISTLDQIRVIERNQEIPYKGAFCDLVWSDPEDIEKWTISPRGAGWLFGSKVTEEFMEKNQLELICRAHQLVNEGFKYMFNDKLVTVWSAPNYCYRCGNVASIMEFSTVHDRKPILFNAVPDEQRVIPDKAATPYFL comes from the exons atgtcCGAGTGGGAAAATTGGTTCGAGATCGCCAAACAGTGCAAATATTTACCAGAAAACGATTTAAAG aaaTTGTGTCAGATCGTATGTGATTTGTTGATTGAAGAAGCTAACATTCAGCCGGTCAGCACTCCAGTAACAGTTTGTGGAGATATCCATGGACaa TTCTACGATTTAGAAGAATTGTTTAGAAACGGAGGCCAAGTTCCCGATACCAATTATGTGTTTATGGGTGATTTCGTTGACCGTGGATACTACAGCCTGGAATCTTTAACTAGACTTTTAACCCTAAAAGCAAAATGGCCACATCGCATTACATTACTTCGAGGCAATCATGAATCCAGACAAATCACACAAGTCTATGGATTTTATG ATGAATGTATGAACAAGTATGGAAATGCAAATGTATGGAAAGAATGTTGtaaagtttttgatttattgtcAGTTGCAGCG TTAATAGATGAAGAAGTATTTTGTGTACATGGTGGTTTATCTCCTGATATTTCAACATTAGATCAAATCAGAGTAATTGAACGCAATCAAGAAATTCCATATAAAG gTGCATTCTGTGATTTAGTGTGGTCTGATCCAGAAGACATTGAAAAATGGACAATTAGCCCCCGAGGAGCAGGATGGTTATTTGGATCTAAAGTCACTGAAgaatttatggaaaaaaatcaGTTGGAACTGATTTGTAGAGCACATCAATTGGTCAATGaag ggtttaaatatatgtttaatgataAACTTGTAACTGTATGGTCAGCACCTAACTACTGTTATCGGTGTGGTAATGTTGCATCCATAATGGAATTTTCTACTGTTCATGACCGCAAGCCAATATTGTTTAATGCCGTTCCTGATGAACAACGTGTTATTCCAGATAAGGCTGCAACCCCTTACTTTTTGTGA